In the genome of Cryptomeria japonica chromosome 8, Sugi_1.0, whole genome shotgun sequence, one region contains:
- the LOC131045169 gene encoding uncharacterized protein LOC131045169, with protein MFLPNAQLQQVLPTYYFLQLHRSQRVHRHTQNRNKIRSIRVWSVWACMSRRNCQVTGMAVDFGVRVSHLGYFKRAHCFKIWDREQPVVDRACRWGFPRTGSERCNWASNLQRVVRPRGMG; from the exons ATGTTTCTCCCAAACGCACAGCTTCAACAAGTGCTACCTACCTACTACTTTTTGCAGCTTCACAGGTCACAG AGGGTCCACAGACATACTCAGAATCGAAACAAGATAAGGTCAATTCG GGTTTGGTCAGTATGGGCGTGCATGAGCCGCAGAAACTGCCAGGTTACCGGCATGGCCGTCGACTTCGGGGTACGTGTCAGTCATCTCGGATATTTCAAACGGGCTCACTGTTTCAAAATTTGGGACCGGGAACAGCCGGTTGTAGACCGGGCGTGCCGGTGGGGTTTCCCTCGCACGGGCTCGGAGCGCTGCAATTGGGCCTCAAACTTGCAAAGGGTCGTGCGTCCACGTGGCATGGGTTAA
- the LOC131045168 gene encoding uncharacterized protein LOC131045168 → MLESVGCTHRPLSPCGEESGDEELSVLPRHTKVVVTGNNRTKSVLVGLHGVVKKAVGLGGWHWLVLKNGVEVKLQRNALSVVEAPTGHEEEDEIDCENPFWSSSDLASEEFQKPCKPRVRPHKSTTSISKAASRNNASDLHTADSKPPSHGMPKVNLGKLETAALWRYWRHFNLVEVGPNPSKEQLVHAVERHFISQQLDELQVIAGFVQAAKRLKTVCG, encoded by the exons ATGCTGGAGTCTGTAGGGTGTACGCACAGGCCTTTATCTCCCTGTGGCGAAGAAAGTGGAGATGAAGAGCTTTCTGTGCTTCCAAGGCATACAAAAGTTGTTGTGACGGGAAATAACAGGACAAAGTCTGTTCTTGTTGGGCTTCATGGCGTTGTGAAGAAGGCTGTGGGTCTGGGTGGCTGGCATTGGCTG GTTTTGAAGAATGGGGTAGAAGTAAAGCTGCAGCGGAATGCACTGAGCGTAGTTGAAGCTCCAACTGggcatgaagaagaagatgaaattgattgTGAAAATCCGTTCTGGAGTAGCTCGGATTTGG CttctgaggagtttcaaaaacctTGCAAACCTAGAGTGCGTCCTCATAAGTCTACTACATCAATATCGAAAGCTGCCAGCAGAAATAATGCCAGTGACTTGCATACTGCAGATTCAAAACCCCCTTCGCATGGAATGCCG AAGGTTAACCTTGGTAAACTGGAAACAGCTGCCTTGTGGAGATATTGGAGGCACTTTAACCTT GTTGAAGTAGGGCCCAACccttcaaaggagcaattagtccATGCCGTGGAGAGGCACTTCATATCACAG CAATTGGATGAGTTGCAGGTGATCGCTGGATTTGTGCAAGCTGCAAAGCGACTAaagacagtttgtggttag